GCCCTTCGTGCTCGGGAGCGAGCGCACGCCACCCCTCCCCACCGCGGCGGTCGATCTCGGCGCGTGCCGCGCGGCGGAGGTGGGCGACCGGGAGCGGACCGAGGCCGGAGAAGCGCGAGCAGGAGAGGTTGTGCAGTCCGGCGACGCGGTCGAGCAGCTCGTCCGGGAGGCGTTCCGCCACGCTGCGCAGCCGGACGGCGAGCCGCTCGGCGGCGCTCTCCGCCCGCCGCGGGTCGCCGAGCGCCGCGAGCGCCCTCTCGAGGTCGGAGACGAGGTCGTTCATCCTCTCCTCCCGGATTCCCGGCGAGGATACGCCCGCCCCCCGGCAAGGCGCGGTGCTACCATCCGCGGAGCTTTCCGGAAAACGCCGCGCACCGGTCGCACGATGCCCACCCCGAGCCCGCGGGACGCCGACCTCCAGCAGACGACCCGGCCGTGCGCCGACGGTCCGGGCGACGGGTGGCGACTGCATTCGTCGCACGGTCGCCGGCGCGCTCGCCTGAAGAGTGGCGCATGACGCCGCAGCGCCACGCCCGGCTGCGCGAGCTCTTCCATCGCGCGATCGAAAGCCCGGAGGCCGAGCGCGCAGCGCTGTTGGCCGCGCTCGAGATCGACGATGCGGACCTGGCGGGCGACCTCGCCGCCCTGCTCGCCGAGGCGGGAACCGAGTCCGGCCACGACCTCCCCGCCGTTCCACCAGCCGGCGTCGCGGTACCGAGCCCCTGGCCCACGCAGCTCGGTCGCTGGCGGATCCTCGGCGAGCTGGGGCGCGGTGGCATGGGCTGGGTGCTGCTCGCCGAGCGCGCCGACGGCGCCTACGACCAGCGCGCCGCGGTCAAGATCCTCGACCCGCTGCGGCTCGGGAGCCGCGAGGTCGCCGGACGCCTTCTCGCCGAGCGACGGCTGCTCGCCCGCCTCGTCCATCCGTCGATCGCCCGTCTGCTCGACGGCGGGACGGCACCCGGCGGCGAGCCCTTCTTCGTCATGGAGCTCGTCGAGGGCCAACGGATCGACGAGTACGTCGCTGCCCACCGCCTCGACCTCGCGACGACCCTGCGGCTCTTCCTCGACGTCTGCGCGGCGGTGGAGTACGCGCACCGCAACCTGATCGTCCACCGTGACCTCAAGCCGAGCAACGTCCTGGTCACCGCCGACGGCGTGCCGAAGCTCCTCGACTTCGGCATCGCCAAGCTCCTCGACCCGGCGCTCGATCCGGAGGCCGCTGTCGAGACGCGGCACGGCCATTCGCCGATGACCATCCGCTACGCCGCTCCCGAACAGGTGCGCGGCGAACCAGTCACCGTCGCCACCGACGTCTACGCCCTCGGTGTGCTGCTCTACGAGCTGCTTACCGGCACCTCGCCTTACGGGGAGGATTCGCGAACCCTGCCGGCGCTGCTGCGCGCGGTCTGTGAACGCGAGCCCCTGCCGCCTTCGACGGTCGATCTCACCCTGCCGGTGCTCACCGCGTCGGCGGCCGCGATGGGCAAGGAGCGTGGCCGCCCGCGGCGCCGGCGCGCCCTGCGCGGCGACGTCGACGCCATCGTCCTCAAGGCGCTGCGCAAGGAGCCGGCCGAGCGCTACGGCTCGGTCGCCGAGCTCGCCGACGATCTGCGGCGCCACCTCGACGGGCGTCCCGTCCTCGCGCGGCGAGGCTCGCGGCTCTACCGCACCGCCAAATTCGTGCGGCGCAACCGCTGGCCGCTGGCCACCGGCACCGCCGCCCTCGTGCTGCTCTCGTTCTACTTCGTCGAGCGCGAGCGCCAGTTGCGCGAGGTCGCCCGCGAGCGCGACAAGGCGCGCGAGGTCACCGAGACGATGGTCGGCCTCTTCGAGCTCTCCGACCCGAGCGAGGCGCGCGGCACCGCCTTCACCGTCCGCGAGGCGCTCGACCGCGGCGCCGAGCGGATCGACCGCGAGCTCGCCGGGCAGCCCGAGGTCCGCGCCACGCTGCTCGAGACGATGGGCCGGGTCTACCACAACCTCGGCCTCTACGCCCGCGGGCGCACGCTGCTCGAGAAGGCCACGGCGCTCTCCCGCACCTTCGCCGCTCCGGGCGACCTCTCGTCGACACTGCTCTTCCTCGCCCGCGCGGAACAGACGGCGGGCGACCTTCCGGCCGCCGAGAAGACCTTCACCGAGGCGCTCGGCGAGGCGAAGCGGGCGCGAGATCCCGTGCGCGAAGCACACGTGCTGGCCGAGCTCGCGCGGCTGCGCAGCGACCAAGGCGACTGGAAGGAAGCCGAGCGGCTGCATCGCGAGGCCGATGCGATCTACGAGCGGATGACGGACGCTCTTCCGCTCGATCGCGCCGAGAACCTCTCGAGCCTGGCGCTCGTCGTGCAGGCGCAGGGGAGGCGCGACGGAGCGAAGACCGAGCTCACCGCGGCCGAAGGTTGGCTCAGGAAGGGGCACGACGACGATCCGGTGCGCGAGGCGATGATCGGCGGCGAGCTCGGTGTCGCCTATCGCTGGATCGGCGAGCCGCTTCGTGCCGCCAAGCTCCTCGACACGTCGCTCTCACTCCTCCGCTCGGTGGTGCCCGGCGACCATGTCGAGCTCGCCAATCTGCTCAATAACCGGGCAATGGTCGCCGCCGATCAAGGCGATCTCTCCGCTGCGACCGCAGGATTCGAACAGGCGGCGGCGATGTGGCGACGGTTGATGGGCGACGATCACCCTCGTGTCGCCCTGGCGACGGCGAACCTTGGTGTGCTCTCCCTGCGTCGCGGCGATTGGCGTCGGGCGGCCGATCTCATCGGCCACGCCCTCGAGGTCAGCCGGCGCCGCCTGCCCGCCGACCACCCCGACCTCTGCGTCGATCTCGAGAACCTCGCCGACGCCCGCCTCGAGCTCGGGGACCCGGCGGGCGCCTTCGCCCTGATCGACGAGTCGGAGAAGATCCTCGAGCAGAAGCTCAAGCCGCCCAACGCGTCGCTCGCCCGCATTCTCGCCCGGCGGGCGCGCCACGCCGACCGCGCCGGCCGACTGGCCGAGGCCGACCAGCTTTCTTCCCGCGCGCTGGCCATGTACAGCGAGACGCAGGCCCCGGACTCGCCGGCGATCGCTGCGGCGCGCGGCATCCGAGGCCGCGTCCTGCTTTCGCTGGGGAGGGGGACCGAAGCTCTCCCCCTGCTCGAGGAGGCGCTCGCCAGCCGCCTGCGCGCGCTCGGACCGGACCACTACGAGACCGCCCACGCACGAAGCCTGCTCGGCGGTGCGCTCGTCGCCACCGGGGCGACGGCGCGCGCGGTCCCCGAGCTCGAGAAGGCGCTCGCCGATCTCGAGCAAGCCCTCTTGCCGAGCCACTACGCCGTGGCCGAGACCCGCGCGCGGCTTGCCGACGCCCTGGCGATTCGCGGCGACCGGGCGCGTGCCACGGAGCTGCGCCAGCGTGCGCTCGCCGACCTGCGCGCTTCCTACCCCCACGGCCACCCGCTGATCCCAAAGCTCGAGAAGACGCTCGCCGGCTCCTGAGCGGGTGGCCCACGCCGCGGGAGCGGCGCACGCAGCCGTCCGGGCGGATCGTCGCGCTAGCCCTCGGCCAGGGCGCGGATCCGCTCGGACTCGTGAATCGCCAGACCGCTCGGCGCGGCGCGGGCGACCCGCCGCATCGCCGCGGCCACCGTGCTCGCGGCGATCGGCCGGTAGCGCGCCAGCGGGCCCAGGAAGAGCGGGCCGAGCGGGGCGAAGACGGCGCTGGCCACGCGCTCCCCGACGCGCAGCTCGGCGCGGTCGCCGAGCAGCAGCGAAGGGCGGAAGATCTGGATCGAATCGAAGGCGAGCGCCTCGACCGCCCGCTCCATCTCGCCCTTGACCCGGCTGTAGAAGGTGCGCGATGCCGGGTCGGCACCGAGCGAGCTGACCACCAGGAGCTGGCGCGCCCCCGCCTGCCAGCCCGCCGCGGCGAAGGCGAGGACGGCGTCGTGGTCGACGGCACGGAACGCCGGCTGCGATCCGGCCTTGGCGATCGTCGTCCCGAGAGCGCAGAAGAGGTCGTCGGCGGCGGGCAACGACGGGAGGGCCGCGAAGTCGACGACGAGATGGGTGAGCTTCGCGTGGGTGCGCGGCAGCGGCCGTCGCACGAGGAGCGTCACCGCGCTCCAGCTCTCGTCGGCGAGCAGCTCGTCGACCAGATGGGAGCCGACGAGCCCGCTCGCTCCGGCCACGATGGCTCGCCTGCGATCTGCACTCATCGCCTCTCCTCCCGCCGTTGCGTGAATGGTAAGCGATCAGCGTAGCAGAGGGCCGCTGTCGCGCTCGGGCGATAGGATCGTGACGCACGCCCGGCCCTCCGGGCGTCCACCCCGAAGGAGCACCCCTTGCACCACGACATCATCGCGGTCGTCGACTTCGGCGGCCAGTACGCACACCTGATCGCCACGAAGGTCCGCCGCCTCGGCGTGCGCGCCGAGATCCGCCAACCCGACGA
This genomic window from Holophagales bacterium contains:
- a CDS encoding serine/threonine protein kinase, translating into MTPQRHARLRELFHRAIESPEAERAALLAALEIDDADLAGDLAALLAEAGTESGHDLPAVPPAGVAVPSPWPTQLGRWRILGELGRGGMGWVLLAERADGAYDQRAAVKILDPLRLGSREVAGRLLAERRLLARLVHPSIARLLDGGTAPGGEPFFVMELVEGQRIDEYVAAHRLDLATTLRLFLDVCAAVEYAHRNLIVHRDLKPSNVLVTADGVPKLLDFGIAKLLDPALDPEAAVETRHGHSPMTIRYAAPEQVRGEPVTVATDVYALGVLLYELLTGTSPYGEDSRTLPALLRAVCEREPLPPSTVDLTLPVLTASAAAMGKERGRPRRRRALRGDVDAIVLKALRKEPAERYGSVAELADDLRRHLDGRPVLARRGSRLYRTAKFVRRNRWPLATGTAALVLLSFYFVERERQLREVARERDKAREVTETMVGLFELSDPSEARGTAFTVREALDRGAERIDRELAGQPEVRATLLETMGRVYHNLGLYARGRTLLEKATALSRTFAAPGDLSSTLLFLARAEQTAGDLPAAEKTFTEALGEAKRARDPVREAHVLAELARLRSDQGDWKEAERLHREADAIYERMTDALPLDRAENLSSLALVVQAQGRRDGAKTELTAAEGWLRKGHDDDPVREAMIGGELGVAYRWIGEPLRAAKLLDTSLSLLRSVVPGDHVELANLLNNRAMVAADQGDLSAATAGFEQAAAMWRRLMGDDHPRVALATANLGVLSLRRGDWRRAADLIGHALEVSRRRLPADHPDLCVDLENLADARLELGDPAGAFALIDESEKILEQKLKPPNASLARILARRARHADRAGRLAEADQLSSRALAMYSETQAPDSPAIAAARGIRGRVLLSLGRGTEALPLLEEALASRLRALGPDHYETAHARSLLGGALVATGATARAVPELEKALADLEQALLPSHYAVAETRARLADALAIRGDRARATELRQRALADLRASYPHGHPLIPKLEKTLAGS
- a CDS encoding NAD(P)H-binding protein; translated protein: MSADRRRAIVAGASGLVGSHLVDELLADESWSAVTLLVRRPLPRTHAKLTHLVVDFAALPSLPAADDLFCALGTTIAKAGSQPAFRAVDHDAVLAFAAAGWQAGARQLLVVSSLGADPASRTFYSRVKGEMERAVEALAFDSIQIFRPSLLLGDRAELRVGERVASAVFAPLGPLFLGPLARYRPIAASTVAAAMRRVARAAPSGLAIHESERIRALAEG